CTTTTTCAGCTGTTAAGAGATATTGCTCTGTTGAAATTTCATCATTTGGTAGATGAAAATATCCTTTTTTATGCTGCTGATAAAATGGTGTATTTTCTTCAATAGTTAGCTGATATAAGGATAAATGTTTTGTGCCATATGAGAGCGCTTGCTCCAATTCTTTTGACCACTCATCCACAGTTTGACCAGGACGCGAATAGATCAAATCAAACGAAACGCTCTCAAAAATAGACACACCTGTTTCTAAACCTTTCAAGGCATCCGCAGCGGAATGTGTGCGACCAAGAAATTTGAGGTCTTTATCATTTAACGCCTGAATGCCAATAGAAATTCGATTCACACCTGCATCTTTAAAGTTCTTAAATTTCTGCATTTCTATGCTTGTTGGATTTGCTTCTAATGTGATTTCAACATCAGAATTTGGTGCAAGTTTATCAATAAGCTCCCTCACCACAAATGGCTCCATTAAAGAAGGAGTGCCACCACCAAAAAATATGCTCTTGATAGGTCTTTTTAATGAGTCGCGATAATTGCGCATTTGTTGTAAGTACATTTCGAGCCATTCATTGTGATCAATTGTTTTAGCAACATGTGAATTGAAATCACAATAGGGGCATTTTGAAAGGCAAAATGGCCAGTGAATGTAGATGCTGAGAGGATTATGAATGGTTATGGGGATTTTCTTATTAAGGTAGCATAGTTATTGGATCCCGTCATCACAAAGGACTTAGTTCCGTGGTAATCCACAATAGATTGCCACGTTCTCTTCAAGAATTCGCAATGACGAGACTCTACAGATCGTCATCACGAGGAGCGCAGCGACGTGGTGATCCATGGATGGCCACGCAGCTAAACACATGCTATTCTAGATAAAAAGCACTAAAGACAAAATCATATTCGAAAAACTTACGTCTGTCTTAGAAAAACTTCCAGGTTTTGGCCCAAAATCTGCTAGACGGATCATTTTGCATTTGATTAAACATAAAAAAGAGCTTTTACATCCTATGATTGAAAGTTTGCAAGATGTTTCAGAGAATATCAAAGAATGCAGTATGTGTTTTGCGTTGGATACACATTCACCTTGCAAAATTTGCACAAACTCAACACGTGATAGAGAGATTTTGTGTGTTGTGGCAGATGTGATTGATATGTGGGCCATTGAACGAACTGGATCTTTCAATGGTGTATATCATGTTTTGGGTGGAATCTTGTCTGCTGTATCTGGATATAATCCATCTGTTTTAAAGTTTGATCAATTGTTTGATCGTGTCAGAGGTGGTGCATTTAAAGAAATTATTATTGCATTAAATCCAACAATTGATGGACAAACAACCGTGATTTATTTGACCAATGAGCTCAAAAAATATCCTGCGAAAATCACAACCTTAGCAAACGGTATTCCCATTGGTGGGGAGTTGGATTATGTGGATAATGGTACAATCAAAATGGCATTTTCTAAGCGATGGGAGATTGCGTCGTAATGGATAAAGTCACCACATGGTTCAACACACCAGCAAAAGCGACACAATTAGCAAAGCCAAAAACGCTGGATGAATTGCGTAAAGTAGATTTTTCACAACCTTATTTTTGTATTGGCGCAGGCTCAAATACGTTGATACGTGATGGTGGGTATCAAGGAACAGTGATTAAGTTAGCAGGTGAATTTGCAAAGTTTCAAAAAATTGATGATACCAAAGTGAAAGTTGGTGCAGGCTGTGCAAATCGAATAGCTGTTCAAAAGTGTGTGGAAAATGAGCTATCAGGATTAGAATTCTTAGTTGGAATTCCTGGCACAATTGGTGGTGCAATTTTTATGAATGCTGGAGCGCTTTCAGATGAAACCAAAGATGTATTGGTGGAGTGCGAAATTATGACGCCAGATGGTCAAGTTCATATAATTAAGGATTTTGGTATGACATATCGAAAAGGTAATATCCGCAAAGATGCAATTATTTTGAATGGAACATTTCAGTTAAAGCATAAATCAAAATTTGAAATTGAATCCAAAGTTCATGAGTTTTTGGCGCATAGGGCAGAGGCGCAACCTGTAAAAGGGCGTACAGGTGGCTCGACCTTTAAAAATCCGGAAGGACATAAGGCGTGGGAGTTGATTGACGCTGTAGGTTTGCGTGGATATCGTATTGGTGATGCAGAATTTTCCCCCAAGCATTGTAACTTTATTATGAATGTTGGACATGCAACAGCCCAAGACATTGAAAAATTAGGAGAGTTAGCTCGTGAGCGTGTGCGTGAAAAGTTTGGGATTGAGTTGGAGTGGGAAATTCAGCGGGTAGGGCAAGGATAGCTTGTCATTGCGAGCGCTCTTTAGAGCGCGTGGCAATCTATTATAGATCACCACGGGACTGCGTCCCTCGTGATGACGCTCTATTAGAGTGACTATACTCTCCAAAAAACAACTCCTTGGTTGACTGCAAGTAAGCCTCAGCAGCGGCGCAATTCAAATCATACAGGATAATTGGCTCACCCATAGAATTAGACTCAACAACTTTAGAGTTTCGCGGGATCATATTTTGACAAATCCGATAATGCACTTTGCTTTTTAACTTTTCTAGCATTTGTTTTGAGAACTTAGAGCGCGCATCTAGCATAGTTGGCAGAATGCCTCGCACATTGATAGATTTATTAAATTTACGTTCTACTTTTTTGATGATCGAAATTAAGGTAATCAAACCGTTTAAAGCAAAAAATTCGCACTGCAAAGGAATCACAATACTTGTGGAAGATACAATTGCCATAACCATTAAAACACCAAGCGAAGGTGGGCAATCAATTAGAATGTAGTCATAAGGTTTTTCAATTTTATCAAAATATGGTTTAAGATTTTGAAAAGCTTCTGCATCCATGCCAGATAAATGCATAGAGGAAGGGAGAATATCGATATTCGGGAGATAGGTCCTGTGTATAATCGTGTTGATATCAACGTTTTTTGCAACGCAGTCATAGATGGATTGAGACATCGTTGGAACCCGCAAACCAGAAGATAGATTGCCTTGCGCGTCTAAATCCACAAGCAAAACGCGCTTCCCCATGGCTGCCAAGATGGCGCCAAAGTTAATGACACAAGTTGTTTTGCCTACGCCGCCTTTGTGATTTACGAATGCGATAACTTCTGTGCTCACGTCTTGTTTTTCATCTCAGACCGTCATCACGAGGAGCTTCGCTCCGCGGTGATCCATTATGAATGACCACGCTTCGCTCGCCATGACGACATCTTCCTGCAGGGTGTCTTATAATGCTTCATTTTAAAACATTTTCATAAAAAATTATAGAGCTTTAATGTTTTTCTTCACAACAGCAGCTTACAACATTCATATTGATTTGTTACACTGAAGTAGTTTTAAGAAGCTCATTATGCTATGAAATTCCTACGCCAAAAAAAAAGTCTATATTTTAGTTCTGGACCAACAAAAAAACCTTATGCAATTTCTCTTTTTAATAATATCTTTTATCAAAGTCGTGAGACCTTTGGACGTAGTCATCGATCAAGTTATTGGTCAGATCGTACCAAAGAAATTGTTGCAGATATTCGAAAGAAGCTCCACATTCCAGAGGATTATAAGGTTGCTTTGGTCGCAGGGTCAGCAACAGGTGCTATGGAAATGTTGTTATGGAATTTGATTGGACATAAGACAGTTGATATTTTTTCTTGTGATGCATACAGTGGTATTTGGCGTGATGATATTATAACGCAGCTGAAGATTAAAACATATAATGATTATAGTGAGAAGCCTGGTTTTTCTCCTGACTACAAAAAATATAATCCGAACCATGACTGCACATTTTGTTATGTTTATACAGCTAATGGTGTTCAAGTGCCAGATTTAAATTGGATTCCGTCAACGCGTAAAGGTCTGACCATTTGTGATGCAACGACAGGTGTATTTTGTTATGATATTGATTGGAAAAAGCTTGATGCAACGGGATTTTCTTTTCAAAAAGGTCTTGGCGCTGAAGCAGGCATTGGTATGATTGTGCTATCAAAGAGGGCGCAAAAGCGATTGGAAAATTTCGTTCCAAAAGATCGTCCTATGCCTTATTTGTTTGATTTAAGAAAACACACAAAAGTGTTTGATGCGCATGTCATCAACACACAATCAACTATGGTTTTAGAAGATCTTAAGCGGTCTTTAGATGCATTGCCAGATGATTATGCAGATCGCGTGACACGTAATTTCCAGATCATTAGAAAATGGGTTGCCGCCAGAAAAGAATTGAAATTTTTATCACAGGATATGAAAACAACGTCTCGTGCCGCGCCTTGCGTGACAGTAAAGCATTTTTCGACACGCGATGATTATTTGGTTGTTTCAAAATTATTAGAAAAAAAAGGTCTTGTGTATGATATCATCGGCAATCATTTTGCTCCACCATGTTTTCGTTTTTGGTGCGGTCCGCATATTGAGAAAGAAGAACTAGAGCGGTTAACGCAGATTTTGGATGATGCACTTTCTTTAGAAGTGTGAGATTTGTCCGGCTTCTATCATTATTATCATTTGATCAAGATGCTCCACTCGCTTAATATTTACTTTGAAGTGTTCTTGCAAGATTTTTAAAGTTGAAAGAAATTTCTCAACTTTTATTGTTGGATTGCTTAGCTCGTCTACAAACATTCTTAAACCTACGTCCTCAATAAACTTTTCATGAGCCAGCATATCACTTATAAATTGAGGGAAAATCAAAGATGTTCTTCCTCTTTTTGGAAAAAGTATATAAAAATTTTCCGCCGCTGCATTTAAAGTTTCCCTCAAAGATTCATTTTTTGCTTCTATGTACTTAGGTGTTGCGGGGTCAGTTGCTGGATCAGCATCAGTCGTTGCATTTAATAAACATAAAATCATGATATGCCTAACCTTTTTTATATAGTAATGACGTGTAAAATATAAATTATTCTATCAATCAGATTCTAAAAGCTCTAAAAGTTTTGCTAG
The genomic region above belongs to Alphaproteobacteria bacterium and contains:
- a CDS encoding phosphoserine aminotransferase — encoded protein: MKFLRQKKSLYFSSGPTKKPYAISLFNNIFYQSRETFGRSHRSSYWSDRTKEIVADIRKKLHIPEDYKVALVAGSATGAMEMLLWNLIGHKTVDIFSCDAYSGIWRDDIITQLKIKTYNDYSEKPGFSPDYKKYNPNHDCTFCYVYTANGVQVPDLNWIPSTRKGLTICDATTGVFCYDIDWKKLDATGFSFQKGLGAEAGIGMIVLSKRAQKRLENFVPKDRPMPYLFDLRKHTKVFDAHVINTQSTMVLEDLKRSLDALPDDYADRVTRNFQIIRKWVAARKELKFLSQDMKTTSRAAPCVTVKHFSTRDDYLVVSKLLEKKGLVYDIIGNHFAPPCFRFWCGPHIEKEELERLTQILDDALSLEV
- the recR gene encoding recombination protein RecR; protein product: MKSTKDKIIFEKLTSVLEKLPGFGPKSARRIILHLIKHKKELLHPMIESLQDVSENIKECSMCFALDTHSPCKICTNSTRDREILCVVADVIDMWAIERTGSFNGVYHVLGGILSAVSGYNPSVLKFDQLFDRVRGGAFKEIIIALNPTIDGQTTVIYLTNELKKYPAKITTLANGIPIGGELDYVDNGTIKMAFSKRWEIAS
- a CDS encoding coproporphyrinogen III oxidase, producing MPITIHNPLSIYIHWPFCLSKCPYCDFNSHVAKTIDHNEWLEMYLQQMRNYRDSLKRPIKSIFFGGGTPSLMEPFVVRELIDKLAPNSDVEITLEANPTSIEMQKFKNFKDAGVNRISIGIQALNDKDLKFLGRTHSAADALKGLETGVSIFESVSFDLIYSRPGQTVDEWSKELEQALSYGTKHLSLYQLTIEENTPFYQQHKKGYFHLPNDEISTEQYLLTAEKAAEHGLQQYEVSNYAKPGYESQHNLTYWNYGDYLGIGPGAHSRLTIDGEKWGIEQIKSPAIWLETLKEQRTKIEDVVMEKLMMGLRLKKGIAVDFEITQKLQQLINLGLLQLKDGFLSATEDGFLKLNGILRHIL
- the murB gene encoding UDP-N-acetylmuramate dehydrogenase, producing MDKVTTWFNTPAKATQLAKPKTLDELRKVDFSQPYFCIGAGSNTLIRDGGYQGTVIKLAGEFAKFQKIDDTKVKVGAGCANRIAVQKCVENELSGLEFLVGIPGTIGGAIFMNAGALSDETKDVLVECEIMTPDGQVHIIKDFGMTYRKGNIRKDAIILNGTFQLKHKSKFEIESKVHEFLAHRAEAQPVKGRTGGSTFKNPEGHKAWELIDAVGLRGYRIGDAEFSPKHCNFIMNVGHATAQDIEKLGELARERVREKFGIELEWEIQRVGQG
- a CDS encoding ParA family protein; amino-acid sequence: MSTEVIAFVNHKGGVGKTTCVINFGAILAAMGKRVLLVDLDAQGNLSSGLRVPTMSQSIYDCVAKNVDINTIIHRTYLPNIDILPSSMHLSGMDAEAFQNLKPYFDKIEKPYDYILIDCPPSLGVLMVMAIVSSTSIVIPLQCEFFALNGLITLISIIKKVERKFNKSINVRGILPTMLDARSKFSKQMLEKLKSKVHYRICQNMIPRNSKVVESNSMGEPIILYDLNCAAAEAYLQSTKELFFGEYSHSNRASSRGTQSRGDL